In Excalfactoria chinensis isolate bCotChi1 chromosome 3, bCotChi1.hap2, whole genome shotgun sequence, one DNA window encodes the following:
- the LOC140250459 gene encoding amine sulfotransferase-like: MDDNRLTMEQSKEFVFNYKGFYIPTITTPEYVASLENFEIKDSDIFIATYPKSGTVWTQNILCLILHEGHRNGTENIETMDRIPWVEYNIKHIDFESLPLPRVFATHLPYYLIPRDLRNRKGRVIYVTRNPKDVMVSYYHFSKFIVALEEITDFNILIERFLAGKVPASSWFDHVSGWYNHAKDFNILFLTYEEMKKDLRSAVLKICNFIGKQLSEEEIESVVRQATFENMQKDPRANYENLSDDLAVKGKGRFLRKGTVGDWKNMMTVAQNERFDKVLKEKIQTLPINLTWDLDSEM, from the exons ATGGACGACAACAGATTAACAATGGAACAATCAAAAGAGTTTGTATTCAATTACAAAGGGTTTTACATTCCAACAATTACTACACCTGAGTATGTAGCTTCCCTGGAGAATTTTGAAATCAAAGACAGTGACATATTTATAGCTACTTATCCAAAATCAG gaaCAGTGTGGACTCAGAATATTTTGTGCTTAATACTCCACGAAGGCCACCGTaatggaacagaaaatataGAGACCATGGACAGAATCCCCTGGGTGGAATATAATATAAAACACATTGATTTTGAGAGTCTTCCTTTGCCTCGAGTTTTTGCCACTCACCTGCCTTACTACTTAATTCCAAGAGacctgagaaacagaaagggaCGT GTTATTTATGTCACCAGGAACCCTAAGGACGTGATGGTTTCTTATTATCACTTCTCCAAATTCATCGTAGCTCTAGAGGAAATAAcagattttaacattttaattgaGAGATTTTTAGCTGGAAAAG tgcctgccagctcctggttTGATCATGTTTCAGGCTGGTATAACCATGCAAAGGATTTCAATATACTCTTCCTGACCTACGAGGAGATGAAAAAG GATCTCAGAAGCGCTGTGCTGAAAATCTGCAACTTCATAGGCAAGCAGCTGAGTGAAGAGGAAATAGAAAGTGTTGTGAGACAGGCTACATTTGAGAACATGCAAAAAGACCCCAGGGCAAACTACGAGAACTTGTCAGATGACCTCGCAGTCAAAGGGAAGGGCAGATTTCTACGGAAAG GCACTGTTGGAGACTGGAAAAACATGATGACAGTGGCACAGAATGAAAGGTTTGATAAagttcttaaggaaaaaatacagaccCTGCCTATCAATTTAACCTGGGATCTTGACAGTGAAATGTAG